A region from the Triticum aestivum cultivar Chinese Spring chromosome 3D, IWGSC CS RefSeq v2.1, whole genome shotgun sequence genome encodes:
- the LOC123073814 gene encoding glycosyltransferase BC10 yields MASSTAKHMPALHSGSVLPNVVTMLLLLSIGFVLGMVCTANFHESYLPPFLQPLPSLLRSPSPPPPVTELPSQSPSPSPETACVVGPPLPSPPSQQPTPSPPAILGFADFLAPSGGLMHNMTDDELLWRASMVPRVARVPWRIVPKVAFLFLVRGDLPLRPLWEKFFAGHEGLYSIYVHASPAYTGSPPADSVFYGRMIPSQNTSWGDMNLVDAERRLVATALLDLANARFALLSESCIPLLPFPAVYAFLTGSNASFVDSYVDGARHAPFFTQHNVSLAQWRKGSQWFEMDRAIAVVVVAEEQFMAVFRGNHGVANMEEHYLPTLVTLLGWGASNANRTLTYAKWRAGAWHPASYGGRAVTPELLEGMRRGNGECGYRSKDGGGAVEFCFMFARKFSGDALGKLLELAPKVMGFG; encoded by the exons ATGGCCAGCAGCACGGCCAAGCACATGCCAGCCCTCCACTCAGGGAGCGTCCTCCCCAATGTGGTCACCATGCTGCTGCTCCTCTCCATCGGCTTCGTCCTCGGCATGGTGTGCACCGCCAACTTCCACGAGTCCTACCTCCCTCCTTTCCTGCAGCCGTTGCCATCTCTCCTACGGTCGCCGTCACCCCCGCCGCCGGTGACAGAGTTACCCTCACAGTCGCCCTCGCCATCACCGGAGACAGCGTGCGTCGTCGGCCCACCGCTGCCCTCTCCACCCTCGCAGCAGCCGACGCCGTCCCCGCCGGCGATCTTGGGGTTCGCGGACTTCCTCGCGCCGAGCGGCGGCCTAATGCACAACATGACCGACGACGAGCTGCTCTGGAGGGCGTCCATGGTGCCCAGGGTGGCCCGCGTGCCGTGGCGCATCGTGCCCAAGGTGGCATTCCTATTCCTCGTGAGGGGGGACCTGCCGCTGCGACCGTTGTGGGAGAAGTTCTTCGCCGGACACGAGGGGCTCTACTCCATCTACGTGCACGCGAGCCCCGCCTACACCGGCTCGCCGCCGGCAGACTCCGTCTTCTACGGCCGCATGATCCCAAGCCAG AACACCAGCTGGGGCGACATGAACCTGGTGGACGCGGAGCGGCGACTGGTGGCAACGGCGCTGCTGGACCTCGCCAACGCGCGGTTCGCGCTGCTGTCGGAGTCGTGCATCCCTCTCCTGCCCTTTCCGGCCGTCTACGCCTTCCTCACCGGCTCCAACGCCAGCTTCGTCGACAGCTACGTCGACGGCGCGCGGCACGCCCCCTTCTTCACCCAACACAACGTCAGCCTCGCGCAGTGGCGCAAGGGGTCGCAGTGGTTCGAGATGGACCGGGCGATCGCCGTGGTGGTCGTCGCCGAGGAGCAGTTCATGGCCGTGTTCCGCGGCAACCACGGCGTCGCCAACATGGAGGAGCACTACCTGCCGACACTGGTGACCCTGCTCGGCTGGGGCGCGAGCAACGCGAACCGGACCCTCACGTACGCCAAATGGCGGGCGGGAGCCTGGCACCCAGCGAGCTACGGCGGGAGGGCCGTCACGCCGGAGCTGCTGGAGGGGATGAGGCGAGGGAACGGGGAGTGCGGCTACCGCAGCAAAGACGGCGGCGGGGCGGTTGAGTTCTGCTTCATGTTCGCGCGCAAGTTCTCCGGGGACGCGCTCGGCAAGCTGCTCGAGCTGGCTCCTAAGGTCATGGGGTTCGGCTGA